The following proteins are encoded in a genomic region of Brachypodium distachyon strain Bd21 chromosome 1, Brachypodium_distachyon_v3.0, whole genome shotgun sequence:
- the LOC112269917 gene encoding uncharacterized protein LOC112269917, producing MEIQSNRPLAIPSWVLMDQIFLYDDPGSFRIDDEASAVAEDTNGEPVRVSFNLHSPPGSSNLCIYGPAERKPSFWDTVVAAHDNTVLFRIEVHFDGLPFTHLYAMDYFIYRAFSSSAPKLSLLPRCYSTYDEIMEGGGVDASWRGKWRMVDSNSIGLLLAGEEDIVVAELKIDCWTAAYNQAAPLEAELFRIRSSSNGGGQWELTPTASRDGKVRFQDILGWETHKVVPFTTYLCWADYNRGVLFCNVCNKVPDLQYLQFPGNVPSIGSPKLFRTVCVTDSGKTMKFVNVVRSRRDGILSCPNCKRPCDNCRQCSGFTISFWTLKVKNNDMDWVDEVVIRADDLWAMEGYDDELPDFVPQFPLVSMEDPHILYFVLSNLPCPHGQEKTWIVTLDMVNKKILRYDDDKALPSDNIFNGIGFFPSNFSNYLTMHSQGDV from the coding sequence ATGGAAATCCAATCGAATCGGCCCCTTGCCATCCCTAGCTGGGTGCTTATGGACCAGATCTTTCTCTACGATGACCCCGGCTCCTTCCGCATTGACGACGAGGCATCTGCGGTGGCAGAGGATACCAATGGCGAGCCCGTCCGCGTCTCCTTCAATCTCCACTCGCCGCCGGGGTCATCCAACCTCTGCATATACGGCCCGGCGGAGCGGAAACCCTCCTTTTGGGATACCGTTGTGGCAGCCCACGACAACACCGTCCTCTTCCGCATCGAGGTCCACTTCGACGGGCTTCCTTTCACTCATCTCTACGCCATGGACTACTTCATCTACAGagctttctcctcctccgcccccaaGCTCTCTCTGCTCCcgcgctgctactctacctacgATGAGATCATGGAGGGTGGGGGGGTGGATGCTTCCTGGAGAGGCAAGTGGCGCATGGTGGACAGTAATTCCATCGGCCTCTTGCTTGCTGGTGAAGAAGACATCGTGGTGGCGGAGCTCAAGATCGACTGCTGGACCGCCGCTTACAACCAAGCGGCGCCGCTGGAAGCCGAGCTCTTCAGGATACGTTCCTCGTCGAACGGTGGTGGCCAGTGGGAGCTAACGCCGACTGCGAGCCGTGATGGCAAGGTCCGCTTCCAGGACATTCTCGGGTGGGAAACTCACAAAGTTGTCCCTTTCACTACCTACTTGTGCTGGGCTGATTACAACCGAGGAGTTCTGTTTTGCAATGTCTGCAACAAGGTCCCTGACCTCCAGTACCTTCAGTTTCCTGGCAACGTGCCTTCAATAGGATCTCCAAAGTTGTTCAGGACTGTATGTGTCACTGACAGTGGCAAAACCATGAAGTTTGTCAATGTTGTCCGCAGCCGCCGGGATGGCATATTGTCATGCCCCAACTGTAAGCGCCCATGTGACAACTGTAGGCAGTGCTCTGGTTTCACCATCAGTTTCTGGACACTGAAGGTGAAAAACAATGATATGGATTGGGTGGACGAAGTTGTAATCAGAGCTGATGATCTCTGGGCAATGGAGGGTTATGATGATGAGCTCCCAGATTTTGTGCCACAATTCCCACTTGTGAGCATGGAAGACCCCCATATTCTCTACTTCGTGTTGTCCAACTTGCCCTGTCCGCATGGCCAGGAGAAGACATGGATAGTCACACTTGACATGGTAAACAAGAAGATCCTTCGCTATGATGATGACAAAGCTCTCCCATCGGACAATATCTTTAATGGCATTGGCTTCTTTCCTAGCAACTTCTCGAACTACCTGACCATGCACTCCCAAGGTGATGTATAA
- the LOC100834677 gene encoding uncharacterized protein LOC100834677, which yields MAEARDTTAGNRVDDQQNGRGVAAAPPTAARGSATISITIVLLALLVASVAAFLVSSPPEGKPRMEMEGAGFGSGRSGAEPVEQAVGHGVPGFNSRLDAFRAWAKLAWMKLQRRRSDEPRYDTGGVAGSAAEASKKSMEMGKETVEQAAATAADAMGMAKDKVKGAAAPSSDAEL from the exons ATGGCGGAAGCCAGGGACACCACGGCCGGCAACAGAGTCGACGACCAGCAGAACGGTCGCGGCGTGGCAGCAGCCCCACCGACCGCCGCGAGAGGCAGCGCGACCATATCCATCACGATCGTCCTCCTCGCGCTTCTCGTGGCCTCGGTCGCGGCGTTCCTCGTGTCGTCGCCGCCAGAAGGCAAACCGCggatggagatggagggagCTGGCTTTGGTAGCGGCCGCTCCGGCGCCGAGCCGGTGGAGCAGGCCGTCGGCCATGGCGTCCCCGGGTTCAACAGCCGGCTGGACGCGTTCCGCGCGTGGGCGAAGCTGGCGTGGATGAAGCTtcagcggcggcgctccgATGAGCCTCG GTATGACACCGGTGGAGTCGCCGGCTCAGCAGCTGAGGCGTCCAAGAAGAGCATGGAAATGGGCAAAGAGACCgtggagcaggcggcggccaccgcggCGGATGCCATGGGGATGGCCAAGGACAAGGTGAAGGGAGCGGCCGCGCCATCCTCCGATGCAGAGCTCTGA
- the LOC104581770 gene encoding uncharacterized protein LOC104581770, producing MKVGWPPYLPLPGPPPVVLGASPGSGDGGGGGGGGSGGQSVDTSARRHRRMSAPSTGIRLMPAFNDAAGDDDGGSWGLSSSSSGGLDLGPDASQPRYNRHRLYPEFSQMSNMGRLLFHGSALGSRTTDDDVLVMDGVLVANSSSSGPRRSSSFSDLGFVHAGYPGCSGRYASNRQCSYGKEESCAVPPMNRRHSEVELQNARPVQGAGVNMQAGRRTYHPLHPQSLSAAGLPTPAAIRPPAALYFTPPRATTTTTTRARTPAGSSWPPKRPEFKAPAFRGATFTWPPTEEEDAFISQYLYGLHRAPLRRLPVFASICPV from the exons ATGAAGGTAGGGTGGCCGCCCTACCTTCccctaccgggtcctccgcccgtggtcCTCGGCGCATCCCCCGgaagcggcgacggcggcggcggcggcggcggcgggagtgGAGGCCAGTCGGTTGACACTTCAGCGAGGCGGCACCGCCGCATGTCCGCCCCGTCGACCGGCATCCGCCTCATGCCGGCATTCAACGATGCTGCTGGTGATGACGATGGCGGGAGCTGGGGGTTGTCGTCATCTTCGTCTGGAGGGTTGGACTTGGGGCCTGATGCATCGCAGCCCCGCTACAACCGCCACCGTCTCTACCCCGAGTTCTCTCAGATGTCGAATATGGGGCGGCTCCTCTTCCACGGCTCTGcgttggggtcgcggacgacCGACGATGATGTGCTCGTGATGGATGGCGTGCTTGTCGCCAacagctccagctccggccCCAGGCGCTCCTCCTCGTTCTCTGACCTCGGCTTCGTCCACGCCGGCTACCCCGGCTGCAGCGGTCGCTACGCCTCCAATCGCCAG TGTTCATATGGGAAGGAGGAATCTTGTGCAGTGCCACCCATGAATCGAAGACATTCTGAG GTGGAACTTCAGAACGCGCGACCGGTGCAGGGTGCTGGCGTCAACATGCAAGCGGGCCGCAGAACCTACCACCCTCTCCACCCTCAATCGCTGTCAGCAGCCGGCCTCCCCACTCCCGCCGCCATCAGGCCACCAGCAGCACTTTACTTCACGCCGCCGagagccaccaccaccaccaccacccgtGCGAGGACGCCGGCCGGTTCCTCATGGCCACCAAAGCGGCCCGAGTTTAAGGCGCCGGCGTTTCGGGGGGCGACGTTCACGTGGCCACCtaccgaggaggaggacgcctTCATCAGCCAGTATCTCTATGGCCTCCACCGCGCCCCCCTGCGAAGGCTGCCCGTGTTCGCGAGCATCTGTCCGGTGTGA
- the LOC100831372 gene encoding uncharacterized protein OsI_027940 encodes MSRHPSTKWAQRSDKVYLTIELPDAKDVKLNLKPDGHFDFSAKAPADETQYVFDFELFDAVNVEESKAAVAQRSICYLIKKAESKWWPRLLKNEGKPPVFLKVDWDKWQDEDDEDAGFGDFGDMDFSKLDMGGDDDDDDIDEDEDDIAIKDNEDVVAEGSKGDEAPAATADEAKP; translated from the exons ATGAG TCGACATCCGAGCACTAAGTGGGCACAGAGGTCTGACAAGGTGTACTTGACGATTGAGCTGCCCGACGCCAAAGATGTGAAACTCAACTTGAAGCCCGATGGCCATTTTGATTTCTCAGCAAAGGCCCCTGCTGATGAAACACAATATGTATTTGACTTTGAGCTCTTTGATGCTGTCAATGTTGAG GAGAGCAAGGCGGCTGTTGCCCAGAGATCTATTTGCTACCTTATCAAGAAAGCTGAAAGCAAGTGGTGGCCTAGGTTGCTGAAGAACGAAGGCAAGCCACCTGTGTTCTTGAAGGTTGACTGGGATAAATGGCaagatgaggatgatgaagatgctggAT TTGGTGACTTTGGTGATATGGACTTTTCG AAGCTGGACATGGGgggcgatgatgatgatgatgatattgaTGAGGATGAAGATGACATTGCTATCAAAG ATAATGAAGACGTAGTGGCAGAAGGGAGCAAGGGAGACGAAGCTCCAGCAGCAACGGCAGATGAAGCGAAGCCATGA
- the LOC100831673 gene encoding probable F-actin-capping protein subunit beta — MEAAMDLMRRMPPGSTEMALNALLSLLPDHSLDLLSQVDLPLQVCMDKENNKEYILCEYNRDADSYRSPWSNIYEPPLEDGTVPSDEMRNLEIEANEVFSVYRDQYYEGGVSSVYIWEDEDESFIACFLIKKDGQGKRGHMQIGSWDAIHVIQVGSEEEGAAHYCLNSTVMLSLTTDNMQSGMFNLSGSIRRQMSMTLAVADGHLVNMGKMIEEMEGKLRNSLDQVYFGKTREMVCSLRPPPEVLNMRLPDS, encoded by the exons atggaggcggcgatggATCTGATGCGGCGGATGCCGCCCGGGAGCACCGAGATGGCGCTCAACgcgctcctctccctcctaCCTGACCACTCCCTCGACCTCCTCTCCCAGGTCGACCTACCGCTCCAG GTTTGCATGGATAAGGAGAACAATAAGGAATACATCCTTTGCGAGTATAACCGCGACGCCGACTCCTATCG ATCACCTTGGTCAAATATATATGAGCCTCCTTTAGAAGATGGGACTGTTCCCTCAGATGAGATGAGGAATCTTGAGATTGAGGCAAATGAGGTTTTCTCTGTCTACCGTGATCA GTACTATGAAGGTGGAGTCTCATCTGTGTATATTTGGGAGGATGAAGACGAGAGTTTCATTGCATGCTTCTTAATAAAGAAAG ATGGACAAGGAAAAAGAGGTCACATGCAAATAGGTTCGTGGGACGCTATTCATGTTATCCAG GTTGGATCTGAAGAGGAAGGAGCAGCACATTACTGCTTGAACAGCACTGTCATGCTGTCATTGACAACAGATAACATGCAATCTGGCATGTTCAACCTGTCTGGGTCGATTAGGCGGCAG ATGAGCATGACTCTTGCTGTGGCAGATGGGCATCTGGTCAATATGGGAAAAATGATAGAAGAGATGGAAGGCAAGCTGAGAAATTCTCTTGACCAG GTCTATTTTGGGAAAACCAGAGAGATGGTTTGCAGTCTCCGGCCACCACCCGAAGTGCTTAACATGAGACTACCCGACAGCTGA